The genomic region ACTGGGAACCTATGGAGTGGTTTGGCCTTCACCGGAGACATGTAATGAGGCATTATCGGTATTTACCCGCTACCATCTCAGCCATGGGCTCGGGATTCTCGATGCTCTAATCGGTCAAATAGCCGTGGCTTTGGATTTGCCCTTATACACTTTTAACCAGAAGCATTATGCGCCCATACCTAACTTGAAAACTGTGCAGCCTTATGAGAAAAGTTCTCAATGATAAGTAAGTAGCTGAAACATCGCCTAACACGGTGTTTGTGGTTCGCTACGCTTCGCCCAAACCCCGACAAGTTGGGGCTTCACAAACACCGATCACGTTATACGCAATCACTTCAATATGAAGGAGGGGATATCCCACCATGAACATTGTGTATATCTCGGGAAGCCCAAGGAAAAACAGTAATACAGATTACCTTTTAAAAATTACATTATCTGTAGCTGGCGGACAATTTATAAAACTTGCAGATTATCGGATAGAACCATGCGAATCCTGTAGAGCCTGTCAAAAGTTAGGTAAGTGCGTAATTGATGACGATATGTGTAATATTATTATACCAACACTATTAAAAGCCGATGCTATTGTTATAGGCAGTCCAGTTTATTTTAACAATGTATCTGCCCAAACTAAAGCCTTCATAGACCGTACATGGTGTATTAGAGGACGACTTAGAAACAAAATTGGTGGTGCAATTGTTGTTGGTCGAAGATACGGTATAGAAAGTGCTATTATTGCTATTAATGCATTTTTCCTTAAACATGAGATGATCGTAGCAAACAGAGGTGTTTGTGGGATAGCCTTTGAAGAAGGGGAAATAATAAAAGATACGGAAGCTATTAACGCTGCTAAAAAACTTGGAGAGCGAATAAAGGAACTTGGAAAGATGAAAAATATGATATAATTGAGATTTTTGTCATCTGCGCCTAACAGCGGACATACGGCTACGCTTCGCTATGCCCAAATTCGGCAAAGCCGAACTTCGTATGTCCGCCAAACGTTATACGCAATTGGTTGCTTGGGAGGGATAAACTTTGGGGGTGATTGAAGATGGACAAGACCTTTAAATGGTTCACCACCGCAGATTTGAGTAAATATGAAGACAAGTATGTCTCCATCGTTGAAGAGCAAGTGGGAGGACCCAGAAGTGGCATACGTAGAAGCCAAGAAAAGGTATCCGGATAAAGAGATAGTTCTTTGGAAAGTTCCTCGCAGTGGAACCTTTATCCTCTGAGGAAGCCAAATGATCGAGTTCGATTATCTTCTCCTGCCTTTCACATAGGACTCGCATCTTCGCCGGATCAGGACGCGCCGGTCGATTGTTTCGGCGAGGATGACACATCCATGGGTGGGGGCTTGCAACTTGTAAAATCCCTGAGGAGGTGTGTAAGCGATGAAACTCGGTATTTTGGTGGGGGATATCGCAAGGGATCTCAAAATCCCCTTGAGAGAGGCGATAAGGAGAGCGAGGGGATGGGGATATGATGCGGTTGAGCTTCCGGCGAGCGACCTTTCCAGGTCGGACGAGCAATATAGCCCCGATACGGCTAAATCCCTCATCTCCTTCATATCCGGCCTCGGTCTTGAGGCAACCGGTTTCCAATGTCACGTCGGATATCTTACGGACGACTGGCAGGCGAGGGTCGACCATACGAAGAGGATGATAGAGGTGGCCAGCGAGATAGGCGTCCCTGTAGTCCACACCGTCACGGGGAAACTCCCCGAGGACATGGCGATCCCAAGCGGCTTTTCAAGGCTTGAGGCGGTCTACAGGGAGCTTCTGGAGTTCGCCGAAGGTAGCGGAGTCAAGGTCGGCATCGAGCCCGTCTTCGTTTATCTGGTGGGCAACCACTCCACCTTGAAACGGCTGATCGAGCTCGTAGGCAGAGATGACCTTTACATCAATTTCGATCCGTCACATTATCCATATCACGGCGAATCGCCGATCCCGACCATAAAGGAGTTCGGGGAGAGGATCGTTCACGCCCACGTGAAGGACGCCCTGATTGAGCCGAAGTTCAGGTTCATCCCTCCCGGAAAAGGGGTTTTGGACTTCCGAGAGATAATCTCCGCCCTGCATGACGTGGGCTACGATTACGTCCTCTCGCTTGAACTCGGTCACGGCATGGAGGATCCGGAGGGGATGGCGAGGGAGAACGTGGGATTCCTAGCAGGGTTGCTCGAGGAGCTGGGAATAGAGAGAGGTTGAAGGGGACATCCGGCGAAGGTGCTGAAAGCCGTGGAGACCATCCTTGGACCGGACTACGTTCCGGGACAGGGCATATCGATATACGAGATTTTCAGGGGTCGAATATGATCGAAGATCGAAGGAGGAAAACGATGATATGAAACCGATCAGGTTCTCCATTCATGGGGATATCCATGGTTTCCATCGGATCCCAAAGGAGGTTATAGGGAGATTCGTGGAGGACTCCGCGGAAGCCGGATGCCAGTTTGTCTGCTTCCTAGGCGATTCCTCAAACGGCGGGCATCCCGTGATCATGAGCCTCTCCGCCCTCTCCCCTATCCCCGTTCTCTATCAGCATGGGGATCATGAGTTCTTCGGGGAGTGGAGCATAGGTGGATGTTCCAGGAACTATGATTCGAGGAGATCGGTCGGCACGGATAGGGACCCACTCATCATGGCGATGGGAGGCATGCCGAGATGTGAGGCATGGGACGGTCTGCCAAGGTTCTGGAGCATGACATGGCGTGGGATACATTTCGTCTTCGCCTTCAACGGCAAGCATGAGGTGTGGACGCCATGGTTTCTAGCATGGCTGAGGAGAGATCTGGACGAAAACGGGAGCTTCACAACCGTCATCCTCTCACATCGCGGACTCGATGAGGATATCGGGATGGAGGGTAGCAGCGTCGAGACGTTCAGGAGGTTCCTCGGGGAGTTCCCACAGGTGAAGCTGTTCTGCGGCGCTCATATCCATAGGTGGGGTCTCAGGCTGCTGGGGGATCTGGTGGATGTAAGGGGAGATGCTAACGTGAAGGAAGGAAAATACGATGCCGAACGATACGTGATCGTCGAGATAGGGACAGAGGCGATCCGCATCTTTCACCGTAACGTCGAAACAGGGGAGATGAAGCTTAAATTTCATCGCCCGATCAGGACAACGCTCACCGATGACTCCCCCACCACGGTCTCGCTGCCGTTTCTCCTGTCGGACGGAGGATCCGCCTATCTGCCCGCCGTCGATCTTCGAAACGGGAAGGTGAGGGTATGGGGATTCGAGATGGAGCAGCT from Candidatus Poribacteria bacterium harbors:
- a CDS encoding flavodoxin family protein — its product is MNIVYISGSPRKNSNTDYLLKITLSVAGGQFIKLADYRIEPCESCRACQKLGKCVIDDDMCNIIIPTLLKADAIVIGSPVYFNNVSAQTKAFIDRTWCIRGRLRNKIGGAIVVGRRYGIESAIIAINAFFLKHEMIVANRGVCGIAFEEGEIIKDTEAINAAKKLGERIKELGKMKNMI
- a CDS encoding sugar phosphate isomerase/epimerase → MKLGILVGDIARDLKIPLREAIRRARGWGYDAVELPASDLSRSDEQYSPDTAKSLISFISGLGLEATGFQCHVGYLTDDWQARVDHTKRMIEVASEIGVPVVHTVTGKLPEDMAIPSGFSRLEAVYRELLEFAEGSGVKVGIEPVFVYLVGNHSTLKRLIELVGRDDLYINFDPSHYPYHGESPIPTIKEFGERIVHAHVKDALIEPKFRFIPPGKGVLDFREIISALHDVGYDYVLSLELGHGMEDPEGMARENVGFLAGLLEELGIERG
- a CDS encoding type II toxin-antitoxin system VapC family toxin, with product MILLDTDVMIDLLRQYPPAVAWLDSLGEEEIILPGFVVMELIQGCRNKAEQEKVERELGTYGVVWPSPETCNEALSVFTRYHLSHGLGILDALIGQIAVALDLPLYTFNQKHYAPIPNLKTVQPYEKSSQ